In Methanoregula sp., a single genomic region encodes these proteins:
- a CDS encoding PAS domain S-box protein encodes MKSEAGTKVSHILLLEDDTAHQELCLRAFRDDPERFRVSIAGNILKARQIIERDPPDLILADWLLPEGKGLEILPYKDGKVTIPLIIMTSFGDEHLAVEVMKSGAIDYVVKSATAFRDLPHIVRRALRDWENIHERNRAEEAERDSQKRLADILGFLPDAVLAIDNDGRVIAWNDALAKMTGVAAVEMLGKGDHEYSLPFYGERRPTLIDLVRRDDTEIERNYDYIQRDKGKITAETFIPALYGGKGAYLWGTASLLSDAAGKPIGAIEVIRDITDRKRAEETLQKREATLETLLNAPHDTIALLDRQGIIIDINTEGARRLGKTAGEAAGRCAYDLLPPDVAEERKVHIDRVFDTGIPAIFDDERSGMYLHNEIFPVFNPEHTKVDYIAIFARDITGQKRAEQALQESEGKYRFLIDNVRDIIWQTTPDLTFTYVSPVAENLTGYSSQDLTGTSLLGILTESSARAIRERLRKRMEEYSRGNRDLATVFEIEILHKNGSTRWFEVSSNAVIGPGGSLEGFQGISRDITERKQAEKALIESEVRFRDLFNNMGAGVVIYEMTPDGEDFIIRDINRAGETIEQVRKDEIIGKSVLEVFPGVKEFGLFAVFQRVAKSGIAESHPVSLYHDNRISGWRENYVYKLPSGEIVAIYEDVTERKQIEEELQAKEYQLSTIYRNISEVLFFLSVEEHNRYRFLSVNQPFLDITGLTQEQVLGKYVHEVIPEPSLTLVLEKYKQAIQDNTTVTWEEITEYPVGKKYGEVRVTPLIDATGRCTNLVGSVYDITERKRAEDMLRESEEKFRFMVDASPDMIWEIDKQGNFTYISSQCVIQLGYAQEDLIGKSFLTLIQPESAPAIKNRFLAHVQEKSSFNTLEVPANRRDGSPCIIEIRSVPITGNEGQLLGFRGIARDITEQKKTELALRVSEEKARTLMNVPTIGAFIIDSKGILLDANETVLKGYGITAEKILGTSVWNLFSPPMAKRRKSWVEEAIRKKEMVRYEDENEGRYHNVIITPLIDSLGEVPRLAIIAFDITALKKAQESLVESEERLRTIIEQSPSSIQILSPDGRTIQVNRAFEKLWGLTLEDLKDYNILMDEELTRIGIMSYIKRGFSGEAVAIPLVQYDTSPIKGIGQKRWVLGHIYPIRDAAGDIRNIIVTHENVTDREKADNLRRAYEARLDSAMEIGRLAWWEMDLPDGAVRFDDRKAIMLGYSPSQFHQYQDFTALLHPEDYEPSMKAMKDHLEGKVARYNADYRILASDGTYRWLRDVGGITRRHPDGSPATITGIVIDITASKQAEEAVRTTETRFQALIQNSSDIIRILDQHGLIVYESSSAETILGYPPGYMMGKDPFEYIHPEDIERVRMDLRSVYEKKNDGIPTEFRVRKADGEYIWVDSIGVNLLDIAGVNGIVITTRPIQQRKQAEERMLAAQRLYAVQSRINQAIVRVKDLETFAAEICRISVESGRFRMSWIGLIDSESGSIRPIAYAGHEEGYLQSIRIRINGDDESLGPTGTALLEKRYDVCNDIDTDPRMQPWREEALKRGYHSSAAFPFSHHGKVVGAYMIYASGKNFFNETEIALLEEIAVSISFALDMLDEQAGRTKAEKALRENEARLATAMEIAGLVNWEYDVASGMFTFDDRFYALYETTAEREGGNLMPAETYMQEFVYPDDRPAVLASIQKILATTDPDYAGQIEHRITPRDGSVHTIIARFAPIMSPDGKVIRTIGANQDITDLKLMESEIRSLNTVLEQRIKDRTEALSKANEALEEENAQRLETERKLQTSYDEKVLLLKEIHHRVKNNLQIIASLLNLQSRYIKDESTLAAIRESQNRVKAMALVHEKLYRSEDIAKISLQDYIRFLGTGLFQFYDAKSRGIRFTLEVHDVNVDIDSAIPIGLILNELISNSLKYAFPDGRKGEVAISVKKEEHTITILFRDNGIGIPAEMDWRDTPSLGLRLVNTLVDQMNGTVELDRTSGTLFTMVLHEKEPRSPS; translated from the coding sequence GTGAAGTCCGAAGCGGGAACAAAAGTATCCCATATTCTTCTTCTTGAGGATGATACCGCCCACCAGGAGCTGTGCCTCCGGGCATTCAGGGACGATCCGGAACGGTTCCGGGTCTCGATTGCAGGAAATATCCTTAAAGCCCGGCAGATCATTGAGCGCGATCCCCCCGATCTGATCCTTGCCGACTGGCTTTTACCCGAAGGAAAAGGTCTTGAGATCCTGCCCTACAAGGATGGCAAAGTGACAATTCCCCTGATTATCATGACCAGTTTCGGGGACGAACACCTTGCCGTAGAGGTCATGAAGTCAGGGGCGATCGATTATGTGGTCAAATCTGCAACGGCGTTTCGGGATCTGCCCCATATCGTGAGGCGTGCTCTTAGGGACTGGGAAAATATCCACGAGAGGAACCGGGCGGAAGAGGCGGAACGGGACTCGCAGAAACGCTTAGCGGATATCCTCGGGTTCCTTCCCGATGCGGTGCTCGCGATTGATAATGATGGCCGGGTAATTGCGTGGAATGACGCATTAGCAAAGATGACCGGTGTTGCGGCTGTTGAGATGCTGGGGAAAGGCGACCATGAATACAGTCTCCCTTTTTATGGAGAACGGCGACCGACTCTCATTGACCTTGTCCGGAGGGACGATACGGAAATTGAGAGGAATTACGACTATATCCAGCGCGATAAGGGAAAGATAACCGCAGAGACGTTTATCCCTGCCCTCTATGGCGGGAAAGGGGCTTACCTGTGGGGTACGGCATCTCTCTTATCCGATGCCGCCGGAAAGCCTATCGGTGCGATAGAAGTGATCCGGGATATCACCGATCGCAAACGAGCGGAAGAGACCCTGCAGAAACGGGAAGCCACGCTTGAAACGCTCCTGAATGCCCCTCACGATACCATTGCCCTCCTTGACCGGCAGGGAATTATTATCGATATCAATACTGAAGGTGCCCGGCGGCTCGGAAAGACGGCCGGGGAGGCGGCCGGGCGGTGTGCCTATGATCTTCTGCCTCCCGATGTGGCGGAAGAGCGAAAAGTGCATATCGACCGGGTCTTTGATACCGGTATCCCCGCCATTTTTGATGATGAGCGGTCAGGCATGTATCTTCACAACGAGATATTCCCTGTCTTCAACCCGGAACATACGAAGGTGGATTATATCGCGATATTTGCCCGGGACATCACCGGGCAGAAACGGGCGGAACAGGCATTGCAGGAGAGCGAGGGGAAATACCGGTTCCTGATAGATAATGTCCGGGATATCATATGGCAGACCACACCGGACCTCACCTTCACCTACGTAAGCCCGGTGGCAGAAAACCTGACCGGCTACTCTTCCCAGGACCTGACCGGGACCTCGCTCCTTGGCATCCTGACAGAATCATCGGCCCGTGCTATCCGGGAACGACTCAGGAAGCGGATGGAGGAATATTCCCGTGGGAACCGGGATCTTGCAACGGTTTTTGAGATTGAAATACTGCATAAAAACGGGAGCACCCGCTGGTTTGAAGTCAGCTCGAACGCGGTAATCGGCCCGGGCGGATCCCTCGAAGGCTTCCAGGGGATCAGCCGGGATATTACAGAGCGGAAGCAAGCCGAGAAGGCTCTCATCGAGAGCGAAGTGCGGTTCCGGGACCTTTTCAACAACATGGGAGCCGGTGTTGTAATCTACGAAATGACACCGGATGGGGAGGACTTCATCATCCGGGATATCAATCGTGCCGGAGAGACGATAGAGCAGGTCAGGAAAGATGAGATTATCGGAAAGAGTGTTCTCGAAGTATTTCCCGGCGTAAAAGAGTTTGGACTATTTGCCGTATTCCAGCGGGTGGCAAAGAGCGGGATCGCAGAATCGCACCCGGTCTCGTTATATCACGACAACCGCATATCCGGCTGGCGTGAGAATTATGTCTATAAACTTCCATCCGGGGAGATTGTCGCGATCTACGAGGATGTGACCGAGCGCAAGCAGATAGAAGAGGAGTTGCAAGCCAAGGAGTACCAACTTTCAACAATCTATCGAAATATTTCTGAAGTCCTGTTTTTCTTATCTGTCGAAGAACATAATCGCTATCGTTTCCTTTCTGTCAATCAGCCATTCCTGGATATTACTGGATTAACACAAGAGCAGGTTCTCGGCAAATACGTTCACGAAGTCATTCCGGAACCGTCTTTGACATTGGTACTTGAGAAGTATAAACAGGCAATTCAGGACAATACAACCGTGACCTGGGAAGAGATTACAGAATATCCCGTGGGAAAAAAATATGGTGAAGTCAGGGTCACCCCGTTGATTGATGCAACGGGTCGTTGTACAAACCTTGTTGGAAGCGTGTACGATATCACCGAACGCAAGCGGGCAGAAGACATGCTCCGGGAGAGCGAGGAAAAATTCCGTTTCATGGTAGATGCATCACCGGATATGATATGGGAGATTGACAAGCAGGGAAATTTCACCTATATAAGTTCCCAGTGCGTTATCCAGCTTGGTTATGCACAGGAAGATCTTATCGGGAAATCATTTCTTACCCTTATCCAGCCGGAATCTGCCCCTGCCATTAAAAACAGGTTCCTTGCACATGTTCAGGAAAAGAGTTCCTTCAATACCCTTGAAGTTCCGGCAAACCGCCGTGATGGAAGTCCCTGTATCATCGAGATCCGTTCCGTTCCGATAACCGGAAATGAGGGGCAGTTGCTGGGATTCCGGGGGATTGCCAGGGATATCACTGAACAGAAAAAAACAGAACTGGCACTACGGGTGAGTGAAGAGAAAGCCCGGACCCTGATGAACGTACCCACTATAGGTGCCTTCATCATCGACAGCAAGGGGATACTGCTTGATGCCAATGAAACGGTCCTGAAGGGGTATGGCATAACAGCTGAAAAAATCCTTGGTACATCCGTCTGGAACCTGTTTTCCCCCCCGATGGCCAAACGCCGGAAATCCTGGGTGGAAGAAGCCATACGGAAAAAAGAGATGGTGCGGTACGAGGATGAAAATGAGGGACGATATCATAACGTGATTATCACCCCCCTGATCGACTCTCTGGGGGAAGTTCCCCGGCTGGCCATTATTGCATTCGACATCACCGCGTTGAAAAAGGCGCAGGAATCGCTGGTGGAGAGCGAGGAGCGGCTCAGGACCATAATCGAGCAATCTCCATCAAGCATCCAGATATTGTCGCCGGATGGCAGGACCATACAGGTCAACCGTGCCTTCGAGAAACTCTGGGGATTGACCCTTGAGGATTTGAAGGATTACAATATACTCATGGATGAGGAGCTTACCCGCATCGGAATAATGTCTTATATCAAAAGAGGTTTTTCCGGAGAGGCAGTTGCGATCCCCCTCGTCCAATATGATACCAGTCCGATCAAAGGAATCGGGCAAAAACGGTGGGTACTTGGTCATATCTATCCGATCCGGGATGCAGCCGGGGATATCCGTAATATCATTGTTACGCATGAAAATGTCACGGATCGTGAAAAGGCAGATAATCTCAGGAGAGCCTACGAAGCCCGGCTGGATTCCGCCATGGAAATCGGACGCCTCGCGTGGTGGGAGATGGACCTGCCGGATGGTGCAGTACGGTTCGATGACCGCAAAGCAATAATGCTGGGATATTCTCCCTCACAATTCCATCAGTACCAGGATTTTACCGCACTCCTGCATCCTGAAGATTATGAGCCCTCAATGAAGGCGATGAAAGACCATCTTGAGGGTAAAGTGGCGCGATATAATGCAGATTATCGCATCCTTGCATCAGACGGGACTTACCGGTGGTTACGGGATGTCGGGGGAATCACCAGGCGCCATCCCGATGGATCACCGGCAACAATTACCGGGATCGTCATCGACATTACGGCCAGCAAACAGGCTGAAGAGGCTGTTCGCACAACCGAGACGCGGTTCCAGGCCCTTATCCAGAACTCATCGGATATCATCCGCATCCTCGATCAGCATGGCCTGATAGTCTATGAATCCTCTTCTGCTGAAACTATACTGGGATACCCGCCCGGGTACATGATGGGAAAAGATCCTTTTGAGTATATCCACCCCGAGGATATCGAGCGGGTCAGAATGGATCTCAGGAGTGTGTATGAAAAGAAGAATGACGGGATCCCTACCGAGTTCAGGGTCCGTAAAGCTGACGGGGAGTATATCTGGGTCGATTCAATAGGGGTCAATCTCCTGGACATCGCCGGCGTGAACGGGATTGTAATCACAACACGCCCGATCCAACAGCGCAAACAAGCCGAAGAGCGGATGCTTGCGGCCCAACGGCTCTACGCGGTCCAGTCCCGGATCAACCAGGCCATTGTACGGGTAAAAGACCTCGAGACCTTTGCTGCCGAGATTTGCCGGATATCGGTTGAGTCCGGTCGCTTCCGGATGTCATGGATAGGCCTGATTGACTCCGAATCGGGCTCCATCCGTCCCATAGCCTATGCGGGGCATGAGGAGGGGTATCTCCAATCGATCAGGATTCGCATCAATGGTGACGACGAAAGCCTGGGTCCGACCGGCACTGCCCTGCTGGAAAAGCGGTACGATGTCTGCAATGATATCGACACCGACCCCCGTATGCAACCGTGGCGGGAAGAGGCGCTGAAACGCGGTTACCATTCATCTGCAGCATTCCCCTTCAGTCACCACGGCAAAGTGGTGGGGGCGTACATGATCTATGCATCCGGGAAGAATTTTTTCAATGAGACAGAGATCGCCCTTCTCGAAGAGATCGCGGTGAGTATCTCGTTTGCCCTTGATATGCTCGATGAACAGGCCGGACGCACGAAGGCGGAGAAAGCCCTGCGGGAGAACGAGGCGCGACTAGCCACGGCGATGGAGATTGCCGGTCTTGTCAACTGGGAGTATGATGTCGCATCCGGCATGTTCACGTTCGATGACCGGTTCTACGCTCTCTATGAAACAACAGCCGAACGCGAGGGGGGAAACCTGATGCCGGCTGAGACTTATATGCAGGAATTTGTTTATCCCGACGATCGCCCGGCTGTACTCGCATCGATTCAGAAAATTCTTGCAACAACGGATCCGGATTATGCCGGCCAGATTGAACACCGCATCACCCCCCGCGACGGGAGTGTCCATACCATTATTGCAAGGTTCGCCCCGATCATGAGCCCTGACGGAAAAGTTATCCGTACTATCGGTGCAAACCAGGACATCACCGACCTCAAGCTCATGGAATCTGAGATCCGTTCCTTAAACACCGTGCTTGAACAGCGGATCAAAGACCGTACAGAAGCTCTCTCAAAAGCAAATGAAGCGCTGGAAGAAGAGAACGCCCAGCGCCTGGAAACGGAGAGAAAACTCCAGACATCCTACGATGAGAAAGTGCTGCTCTTAAAAGAGATCCACCACCGGGTCAAAAATAACCTCCAGATCATTGCAAGTCTCTTAAACCTCCAGTCCCGGTACATCAAGGATGAATCGACCCTTGCTGCCATCCGGGAGAGCCAGAACCGGGTCAAAGCAATGGCGCTGGTCCATGAAAAACTGTACCGGTCTGAAGACATCGCCAAAATCAGTCTCCAGGATTACATCAGGTTCCTCGGCACCGGTCTCTTCCAGTTCTACGATGCCAAGAGCAGGGGAATCCGGTTCACGCTGGAGGTTCACGATGTCAATGTCGATATCGATTCCGCCATCCCCATCGGCCTCATCCTCAACGAACTGATCTCAAACTCGCTCAAATATGCATTCCCTGATGGCAGAAAGGGCGAAGTTGCCATCAGCGTGAAAAAGGAAGAACATACCATAACCATCCTGTTCCGGGACAACGGTATCGGGATTCCGGCAGAAATGGACTGGAGGGACACCCCTTCACTGGGCCTCCGGCTGGTCAATACGCTGGTCGACCAGATGAACGGAACCGTGGAACTCGACCGGACTTCAGGTACCCTGTTTACGATGGTATTGCATGAAAAGGAACCGCGGAGCCCGTCATGA
- a CDS encoding response regulator encodes MAELTGEPLHILLVEDNEAHAELVIRGMRDQQVANKIHHVSDGEQALDYLFGRGAYSDPVENPRPNFVLLDLRLPRVDGLEVLRTIKTTPDLLRIPVVILTSSDAESDIAKSYDYHANSYVVKPLDFRTFTKLMKDLGFYWLGWNAKPIKD; translated from the coding sequence ATGGCTGAACTTACCGGCGAACCTTTACACATCCTGCTGGTCGAAGACAACGAAGCCCATGCCGAGCTGGTGATACGGGGCATGCGGGACCAGCAGGTGGCAAACAAGATCCATCACGTATCGGATGGCGAACAGGCCCTTGACTATCTTTTCGGGAGAGGGGCGTATTCGGATCCGGTAGAAAATCCCCGGCCCAATTTTGTCCTGCTCGATCTTCGCCTTCCCCGGGTTGACGGCCTCGAAGTGCTCCGGACGATAAAAACCACTCCTGACCTTCTCCGGATACCGGTGGTCATCCTCACCAGTTCCGATGCCGAGAGCGATATTGCCAAATCCTATGATTACCATGCCAACAGCTACGTGGTAAAACCCCTCGACTTCAGGACCTTTACAAAACTCATGAAGGATCTCGGGTTCTACTGGCTGGGTTGGAATGCAAAACCGATAAAGGACTGA
- a CDS encoding PAS domain S-box protein: MDRSFFYRLQKKPNLLVALIAAITAIILILNGSGLTIGITNVLPHLFYIPIILTAYFFPRRGIQFSVAVSAIYCGMIFSFDPTLPGVLLSAGGRIIMFILIAAVVSFLTTRLRESETSFRGVTERSSDIILLTDMEARATYVSPSVKRILGYDPAEIIGKLPADFIHPDDLNKLLESIPHLERGVVIEQIMVRFRRKNGEYAVMEFSGTPVMKDGAVAGIQVIGRDVTERKRVEEAHRETSQRLADIIGFLPDPTMVIDKAGNVIAWNHAMELMSGIPAAQMLGKGRDAYMAWISGQTCPLLIDYVLRQDAEGIKTAYPHAHFEGNIVKTETDITRVDGTPLSLWISATPLVDPDGEVTGAIESIRDVTHQKKIARALRESNEYLDTVINTLADPLFIKDREHRFVKLNDSFCQFSGHKREELLGKSDYDFFKKEEADIFWEKDEEVFRSHRENENEEHITDSQGNTHTISTKKTWYVNTAGEEFIVGIIRDITERKKMEAAIRSTNKKLNLLSSITRHDIRNQLMALNTYIQLSEDAINEPDELRKFFAKEAKIAGAIAHQISFTRDYEDLGVNTPIWQNIHTIITRIIPLLPMQNIAVDAGDQDLEIFADPLLEKVFYNLIDNSFKYGGEQLTAIRVTNREVNGMLVITVDDDGTGISAEDKPQLFTRGFGKNTGLGLYLSREILAITDITITETGTPGTGARFEITVPNGAYRFADP, from the coding sequence ATGGATCGTTCTTTCTTTTATCGCCTGCAAAAAAAGCCGAACTTACTTGTTGCACTCATCGCAGCCATTACCGCGATAATCCTGATCCTGAACGGCTCCGGGCTCACGATCGGAATAACGAACGTACTCCCGCACCTCTTCTACATCCCGATTATCCTCACAGCATACTTCTTTCCTCGTCGCGGTATCCAGTTTTCAGTCGCTGTTTCAGCAATCTATTGTGGTATGATATTCTCCTTCGACCCCACCCTCCCCGGGGTACTGTTGTCTGCCGGGGGACGGATCATCATGTTTATCCTGATTGCAGCGGTGGTCTCGTTCCTGACGACCCGACTGAGGGAGAGCGAGACCAGTTTCCGGGGTGTGACGGAACGAAGTTCCGACATTATCTTACTCACCGATATGGAGGCGCGGGCAACCTATGTTTCTCCGTCAGTTAAAAGAATTCTGGGTTACGATCCAGCCGAAATCATCGGAAAGCTGCCTGCCGATTTTATTCATCCCGATGATCTCAATAAATTACTGGAGTCCATCCCGCATCTTGAGAGGGGAGTTGTCATCGAACAGATCATGGTCCGTTTCCGGAGAAAAAACGGGGAATATGCGGTCATGGAATTTTCCGGAACTCCTGTCATGAAGGATGGAGCAGTCGCGGGAATTCAGGTTATCGGGAGAGATGTCACAGAAAGGAAACGGGTAGAAGAAGCCCATCGAGAAACCAGCCAGCGTCTGGCAGATATCATCGGATTCCTTCCTGATCCAACGATGGTTATTGACAAGGCAGGCAATGTTATTGCATGGAACCATGCTATGGAACTGATGAGCGGGATACCGGCAGCGCAAATGCTCGGCAAAGGGAGAGATGCGTACATGGCATGGATTTCCGGTCAGACCTGCCCCCTCCTCATTGATTATGTCCTGCGACAGGATGCTGAAGGGATCAAAACCGCCTATCCCCATGCCCACTTCGAAGGAAATATCGTCAAGACCGAGACAGACATTACCCGCGTGGATGGCACCCCCCTCTCACTCTGGATAAGTGCAACGCCGCTGGTTGACCCGGATGGAGAAGTCACCGGTGCGATCGAGTCCATCCGGGATGTCACGCACCAGAAAAAGATTGCACGTGCATTGCGGGAATCGAATGAATACCTTGACACGGTCATCAATACTCTCGCAGACCCCCTCTTTATCAAGGATCGCGAGCACCGCTTTGTCAAACTGAACGACAGTTTCTGCCAGTTTTCCGGGCATAAACGCGAAGAACTGCTGGGAAAATCGGATTATGATTTTTTCAAAAAAGAAGAAGCTGATATATTCTGGGAGAAAGACGAGGAGGTCTTCCGTTCCCATCGGGAAAATGAAAATGAGGAGCATATTACAGACTCGCAGGGAAATACCCATACAATCAGCACCAAAAAGACCTGGTATGTCAATACTGCCGGTGAGGAGTTTATTGTCGGGATCATAAGGGATATCACCGAGCGAAAGAAGATGGAGGCTGCAATTCGCTCAACCAACAAAAAACTCAATCTGCTCTCCAGTATCACCCGGCACGATATCCGGAACCAGCTCATGGCATTGAATACCTATATCCAACTCAGCGAAGATGCTATCAATGAACCAGATGAGCTCAGAAAATTTTTTGCAAAGGAGGCAAAGATCGCAGGCGCCATTGCCCACCAGATCAGTTTTACCAGGGATTATGAGGATCTGGGTGTGAATACTCCCATCTGGCAGAATATCCACACGATAATCACAAGGATTATTCCGCTGCTGCCGATGCAAAACATCGCTGTAGACGCAGGTGATCAAGACCTGGAGATTTTTGCCGATCCCCTGCTCGAGAAGGTGTTTTACAATCTTATCGACAATTCCTTCAAATACGGGGGTGAGCAGCTGACTGCTATCCGGGTAACGAACAGAGAAGTTAACGGAATGCTGGTAATTACTGTTGATGATGACGGAACGGGTATTTCCGCAGAAGACAAACCACAGTTGTTTACCCGGGGTTTTGGAAAAAATACGGGTCTTGGTCTCTACCTCTCAAGGGAAATTCTTGCAATAACCGATATCACGATAACCGAGACCGGAACCCCGGGCACGGGAGCACGGTTCGAGATTACGGTACCGAACGGGGCGTACCGTTTTGCTGACCCGTAG